Proteins from a single region of Pseudorasbora parva isolate DD20220531a chromosome 22, ASM2467924v1, whole genome shotgun sequence:
- the sult6b1 gene encoding sulfotransferase 6B1: MSQTPPKHLMKSRMEKAADMKDEDKLYKWEGVLYSSILSPPETLDKLKDLQAREDDLILVAYPKCGFNWMVGVLRKILNASTGKDVKPPERPPLVEFLPPDVQEELPEMPSRRLLGTHLHPDKMPATFFTKKPKILVVFRNPKDTLVSYFHFMNKNPVLPSAESWDKFFSDFMSGEVAWGSYFDHALAWEKRLDDPNVMIVTFEELKQNLPEGVKKVSEFFGLPLTEEQIGSVAGESTFSAMLKKSQDSHGNFGNVFFRKGEVGDWKNHFSDVQSKQMDELFQEKLAGTKLAAKLKYDLYCQ, from the exons ATGAGTCAAACACCGCCAAAGCATTTAATGAAGTCCAGGATGGAGAAAGCGGCGGATATGAAGGATGAAGATAAGCTTTATAAGTGGGAGGGAGTCCTGTACTCCTCCATTCTCAGCCCACCAGAGACCCTGGACAAGCTGAAAGATCTGCAGGCCAGAGAGGACGACCTTATCTTGGTGGCGTACCCAAAATGTG GCTTTAACTGGATGGTGGGGGTCTTGCGTAAGATCCTGAATGCTTCCACAGGGAAAGATGTTAAACCGCCGGAGAGGCCTCCTCTGGTGGAGTTCTTACCTCCAGATGTTCAAGAG GAACTGCCTGAGATGCCTTCGCGCAGGCTTCTGGGAACACATCTGCACCCGGACAAAATGCCCGCCACGTTCTTCACGAAGAAACCAAAG ATTCTGGTGGTGTTCAGAAACCCGAAAGACACACTCGTCTCATATTTCCATTTCATGAACAAAAACCCGGTTCTGCCCAGCGCCGAGTCCTGGGACAAGTTTTTCTCCGACTTCATGTCTGGTGAAG TTGCCTGGGGCTCTTATTTTGATCACGCTCTGGCCTGGGAGAAACGCCTGGACGACCCGAACGTGATGATCGTGACATTTGAGGAACTGAAACAG AATTTACCCGAAGGAGTGAAGAAAGTGTCGGAGTTCTTCGGCCTTCCTCTGACAGAAGAGCAGATAGGCAGCGTCGCCGGAGAAAGCACATTCAGTGCCATGCTGAAAAAATCCCAGGACTCTCACGGCAATTTCGGCAACGTCTTCTTCAGAAAAG GTGAGGTGGGCGACTGGAAGAATCATTTCTCTGACGTCCAGAGTAAACAGATGGATGAGCTCTTCCAGGAGAAACTAGCTGGAACAAAACTCGCAGCCAAGCTGAAGTATGACCTTTACTGCCAATAA